In one window of Mytilus galloprovincialis chromosome 6, xbMytGall1.hap1.1, whole genome shotgun sequence DNA:
- the LOC143079564 gene encoding toll-like receptor 4, whose product MEKKKTTYLFALSIIITVTCVEAVFSCTYSRNRKHYLVAHCENQGFTSVPRNLSRDIQELILSNNLINILKNNSFINYTNLEILSLSKNKISDIQEDAFAGLNSLKVLKVDDNLINITILPEEVFRHLSNLIALDISRNKKQLQNSSTFMYPDATFSTLERLQNLSIDLYMFPKFGRGFIKLQNLTALNFDKCYLRNISEFRLWNSTFENFTSNLKELYISGCRHFFQMEYGLLEHFPNLKILDLSNSYVHLYQALRILHPFQYKNMSVINFHHITDKSINGNEFPYSVVITEELMKYLKTICIESLDLSKTGIMDYQKNSLFSFEHPKCFKTFILSANRLPATIADHYFEVVIFMKLAANMKVYDFSYITTDYPNPIYLNVYHPETLNHLENRIPNVYLSPEVSIFLPPSLEFLRFTHILSVFSSAFIICANTSLKYLDVSFGVYQNFPNGTNDCGKQLEYLDISGSPEAIITFPKILLPKLAILKMTHARIDQLILKGKQWMVFRAPNLRKIDMSFNNLWTLEETAFVNQPNITHLNMSNNLFRAIPTFVTKLHKLEYLDLSYNLIVSINDTMRRWLNNVSSNRKFVLDLNNNDLVCSCDTLDFLLWMEKNKEIFYNRDNYTCTMTKENRQVPLKEVIPNKKRYFSYCEKNMWLTYLGISVASAFGIFVAIFLLYSYRWKIILYMYRKVRRVVEKNLHENYMYDAYVSYEDRSVAWIQKFLLPKIEDEWGLKVYLHDRDLLPGDFTANAKAESIQQSRHFVFIITEHFTEGKWGRFEIERAVYEKCTTNLRKIIVILQNIQVKDIPEEIVNISNDVCFIELPLDENEIYDKRDSQSTWLKLKALFYLN is encoded by the coding sequence ATGGAAAAGAAGAAGACAACATATTTGTTCGCTCTGTCAATCATCATAACAGTAACATGTGTGGAAGCAGTATTTTCCTGTACATACAGTAGAAACAGAAAACATTATCTGGTTGCTCATTGTGAAAATCAAGGATTTACATCTGTGCCAAGGAATCTAAGTCGAGATATACAAGAGTTAATACTTTCAAATAACTTGATTAACATACTCAAAAACAATTCATTCATCAATTATACCAATTTAGAAATCCTAAGtttaagcaaaaataaaatatctgatattcAAGAGGATGCTTTTGCTGGACTTAATTCGCTTAAAGTTTTGAAGGTAGATGATAATTTGATTAACATCACAATTCTCCCAGAGGAAGTATTCAGACATCTTAGTAATTTAATTGCACTGGATATAAGTAGAAATAAAAAGCAATTGCAAAACAGTAGTACGTTTATGTATCCCGATGCCACATTTTCTACATTGGAACGCTTGCAGAATCTCTCTATTGATCTATACATGTTTCCTAAATTTGGTAGAGGATTTATAAAACTTCAAAACCTCACCGCATTGAACTTTGATAAATGTTATTTGCGAAATATAAGTGAATTTAGGCTATGGAATTCAACCTTTGAAAATTTTACATCAAACCTGAAAGAACTCTATATCAGCGGCTGTCGTCATTTTTTCCAAATGGAATATGGATTATTGGAACATTTTCctaatttaaaaattttagaCTTATCAAATTCGTACGTACACTTGTATCAGGCATTGCGCATCCTTCATCCgtttcaatataaaaacatgtCCGTTATAAACTTTCACCACATAACTGATAAGTCCATCAATGGAAATGAGTTTCCGTACTCTGTTGTTATAACAGAAGAATTAATGAAATATCTCAAAACTATTTGTATTGAATCATTGGACTTGTCGAAAACAGGAATCATGGATTACCAGAAAAATTCTTTATTTTCGTTCGAGCACCCAAAATGCTTCAAAACCTTTATTCTATCTGCTAATAGACTGCCAGCAACGATTGCAGATCACTACTTTGAAGTAGTTATATTCATGAAACTTGCCGCTAATATGAAGGTCTACGATTTTTCATACATAACTACAGATTATCCTAATCCCATTTATTTAAACGTATACCATCCTGAAACTTTGAATCATTTAGAAAATAGAATTCCAAACGTTTATCTTTCACCTGAAGTCAGTATTTTCCTTCCACCGTCTTTAGAATTTCTTCGATTTACTCATATTTTATCAGTCTTTAGTTCAGCGTTTATTATATGTGCGAACACATCGCTTAAATATCTTGATGTGTCATTTGGTGTTTACCAAAATTTTCCGAATGGGACAAACGACTGTGGAAAACAGCTGGAATACTTAGACATTTCTGGAAGTCCCGAAGCAATCATTACATTTCCAAAAATACTCCTTCCAAAACTCGCCATCTTAAAAATGACACATGCGCGCATAgaccaattaattttaaaaggtaAACAATGGATGGTGTTCAGAGCACCAAATTTGAGAAAAATAGACATGTCTTTCAATAATTTATGGACATTAGAGGAAACAGCTTTTGTAAATCAGCCTAATATTACGCATTTAAACATGTCAAACAATCTTTTCAGAGCCATTCCTACTTTTGTTACCAAACTACACAAATTGGAATATTTAGATCTTTCTTATAATTTGATTGTTTCTATTAATGATACCATGAGGCGTTGGCTGAATAATGTGTCTTCAAATCGAAAGTTTGTCCTGGACTTGAATAACAACGATTTGGTGTGTTCGTGTGATACTCTAGACTTTCTTTTGTGGAtggagaaaaataaagaaatattttataataggGACAACTATACTtgtacaatgacaaaagaaaacaGGCAAGTCCCATTAAAGGAAGTAATACCAAATAAAAAGAGGTACTTCTCATATTGCGAAAAAAATATGTGGCTAACTTATTTAGGTATATCAGTAGCTAGTGCCTTTGGTATATTCGTGGCTATTTTTCTTCTTTATAGCTATAGATGGAAAATAATTCTGTACATGTATAGAAAAGTCAGGCGCGTTGTTGAGAAAAATTTACATGAAAACTATATGTACGACGCATATGTTTCTTATGAAGACAGAAGCGTAGCGTGGATACAGAAGTTCCTTCTTCCGAAAATTGAAGACGAATGGGGGCTTAAAGTATACTTACATGATCGAGATCTTCTCCCTGGAGATTTTACTGCAAATGCAAAAGCAGAATCAATTCAACAAAgcagacattttgttttcatcattaCTGAACATTTTACCGAAGGAAAGTGGGGAAGATTTGAAATAGAAAGAGCAGTGTACGAAAAATGTACTACAAACCTGagaaaaataattgttattttacaaaacattcaaGTTAAGGACATTCCGGAAGAAATTGTGAATATTTCAAATGATGTTTGCTTTATTGAATTGCCGTTGGACGAAAAcgaaatttatgacaaacgagatAGTCAAAGCACATGGCTAAAGTTAAAGGCTCTGTTTTATCTAAATTAG